One genomic region from Lysobacterales bacterium encodes:
- a CDS encoding MFS transporter, producing MSTPSHSPIPARMRGLNRAEICDQNFIEFVRDWRGGVQPASGGEPVMPGSALSAAAFDELLKSQLISRHLDLMARVLRVQNKVFYTIGSSGHEGNAMVARAARHTDPAFLHYRSGGFMAERFRKLPGTDGKPRDPIMDSALSFAASKDDPASGGRHKVWGSKPLWVLPQTSTIASHLPKALGTAIAIEQAKRIGHALPIPDDSIAICSFGDASSNHATAQTAFNAAAWTAYQGLPAPVLFVCEDNGIGISVKTPRDWVRANFEGRRDLDYFYADGLDLAHGWADVQRAVEHCRRTRRPTFLHLRTTRIMGHAGTDFEIEWRSIEELVQVEATDPLLKSADIALRSGLYTADSLLALYEDTRKRCFAAAEDADRRPRLSTLEDVMAPLAPYTPDKVLAEAARADYTDARLKVFGGEDKLPEKQAPKHLAIQINQALHDLLAKYPESLLFGEDVALKGGVYTVTKGLFKTFSGKRVFNTLLDETMILGLAQGYANMGMLPIPEIQYLAYFHNACDQIRGEAASLQFFSNGQYRNPMVMRIASLGYQRGFGGHFHNDNSITALRDIPGLVVACPSRGDDAAMMLRTLMALAKVDGRVCAFLEPIALYMAKDLHAPGDGGWLTQYPAPDQAIPLGEGRVYAPEDGSTGDDLVVFTFGNAVPMCLRAQRAWEEQLGWSTRVVDLRWLQPLNEGFIAEQAKSAKRILVVDEGRRSAGVGEGIITAIVEAGFGATPLKRVVGADTFTPLAGAAFLVLPGDEEIIAAGGALG from the coding sequence ATGAGCACGCCCAGCCACAGCCCCATCCCCGCCCGCATGCGCGGCCTGAATCGCGCCGAGATCTGCGACCAGAACTTCATCGAATTTGTGCGCGACTGGCGCGGCGGCGTGCAGCCTGCATCCGGCGGCGAGCCGGTGATGCCGGGCAGCGCGCTCAGCGCGGCGGCCTTCGATGAGCTGCTGAAGTCGCAGCTGATCAGCCGGCATCTGGACCTGATGGCGCGGGTGCTGCGGGTGCAGAACAAGGTGTTCTACACCATCGGCAGCAGCGGCCACGAAGGCAATGCGATGGTGGCCCGCGCCGCGCGCCACACCGATCCGGCCTTCCTGCACTACCGCAGCGGCGGCTTCATGGCCGAGCGCTTCCGCAAGCTGCCCGGCACTGATGGGAAACCACGCGATCCGATCATGGATTCGGCGCTGAGTTTTGCCGCCAGCAAGGACGACCCGGCCTCGGGCGGCCGCCACAAGGTCTGGGGCTCGAAGCCGCTGTGGGTGCTGCCGCAGACCTCGACCATCGCCAGTCACCTGCCCAAGGCCCTGGGCACAGCGATCGCGATTGAACAGGCCAAGCGCATCGGCCACGCCCTGCCGATCCCGGACGACAGCATCGCGATCTGTTCCTTTGGCGATGCGTCCAGCAACCATGCCACCGCGCAGACGGCCTTCAACGCGGCCGCCTGGACGGCGTATCAGGGCCTGCCAGCGCCGGTGCTGTTCGTCTGCGAGGACAACGGCATCGGCATCTCGGTGAAAACGCCGCGCGACTGGGTGCGCGCGAACTTTGAAGGCCGCCGCGATCTCGACTATTTCTACGCCGACGGCCTCGACCTGGCCCACGGCTGGGCCGACGTGCAGCGCGCCGTCGAGCACTGCCGGCGCACGCGCCGCCCGACCTTCCTGCACCTGCGCACCACCCGCATCATGGGCCACGCCGGCACCGACTTCGAGATCGAGTGGCGCTCGATCGAAGAGCTGGTGCAGGTCGAAGCCACCGACCCGCTGCTGAAGTCGGCCGACATCGCGCTGCGCTCGGGCCTGTACACCGCCGACAGCCTGCTGGCGCTGTACGAGGACACGCGCAAGCGCTGCTTCGCTGCCGCCGAAGACGCCGACCGGCGCCCGCGCCTGTCGACGCTCGAGGACGTCATGGCGCCGCTGGCGCCCTACACGCCGGACAAGGTGCTGGCCGAAGCTGCGCGTGCCGACTACACCGACGCGCGTCTCAAGGTGTTCGGCGGCGAAGACAAGCTGCCCGAGAAGCAGGCGCCCAAGCATCTGGCCATCCAGATCAACCAGGCCCTGCACGACCTGCTGGCCAAGTACCCGGAGAGCCTGCTGTTCGGCGAAGACGTCGCGCTGAAGGGCGGCGTCTACACGGTGACCAAGGGCTTGTTCAAGACCTTCTCGGGCAAGCGCGTGTTCAACACCCTGCTCGACGAGACCATGATCCTTGGCCTCGCCCAGGGCTACGCCAACATGGGCATGCTGCCGATCCCGGAGATCCAGTACCTGGCCTACTTCCACAACGCCTGCGACCAGATCCGCGGCGAGGCGGCCAGCCTGCAGTTCTTCTCGAACGGCCAGTATCGCAACCCGATGGTGATGCGCATCGCCTCGCTCGGCTATCAGCGCGGCTTCGGCGGCCACTTCCACAACGACAACTCGATCACCGCCCTGCGCGACATCCCGGGCCTCGTGGTGGCCTGCCCCTCGCGCGGCGACGATGCGGCGATGATGCTGCGCACCCTGATGGCGCTGGCCAAGGTCGACGGCCGGGTCTGCGCCTTCCTGGAGCCGATCGCGCTGTACATGGCCAAGGACCTGCACGCCCCCGGCGACGGCGGCTGGCTCACCCAGTACCCCGCGCCCGATCAGGCGATCCCGCTGGGCGAGGGCAGGGTGTATGCGCCCGAGGACGGCAGCACCGGCGATGACCTCGTCGTGTTCACCTTCGGCAACGCCGTGCCCATGTGCCTGCGCGCCCAGCGCGCGTGGGAGGAGCAGCTCGGCTGGAGCACCCGAGTCGTCGACCTGCGCTGGCTGCAGCCGCTCAACGAAGGTTTCATCGCCGAACAGGCGAAGTCGGCCAAGCGCATCCTCGTGGTGGATGAAGGCCGACGCTCGGCTGGCGTGGGCGAGGGCATCATCACCGCCATCGTCGAAGCCGGCTTCGGCGCCACGCCGCTGAAGCGCGTGGTCGGCGCCGACACCTTCACCCCGCTCGCCGGCGCGGCCTTCCTCGTGCTGCCCGGCGATGAGGAAATCATCGCAGCCGGTGGCGCGCTCGGCTGA
- a CDS encoding diguanylate cyclase, which translates to MTQRVAAANHAPPRAALSEYYAERWGGREGLPHNLVSGIVQDRAGFLWMSTLEGAVRYSGREFRVFDAGSLPGLRGNAIRAVAVDAEGRILLATTRDGIARGDAQGWEFLRPNGQTIVDAIISVAPGAAGRVWAGGENSGVFRFDADGTQRQFTTEQGLPSSYVNSLVEDAHGRLWVGTTRGLAWIDGDQVILPAADSGLHAGTVLAVLPLAGGGALIGTDRGVLRSDAGGRFAPLSERLPLDQVTRLLLDGRGDLWIGTTSHGLLRMSAPLGPDAKIERLDTADGLPNSRVSALLEDREGSLWVGTNGGLFRLRLPPVRVLSRRQGLSTPYVRAVAESADGALWAGTSSGLFRIGSEGVRRFGQAEGLPMESVLSLLAEADGGLWIGTAAGGLARWDGERIRVEASRASGLAGDQVRAILRASDGALWVGTTLGLSELRDGAIRNWTVAEGLPRDFVIALHEDARGRIFIGTSNGAAMIESGRLVQLQLGQEPYKDIFDFHESADGSVWMATDLGLLRWREGPSGRVGRSAGVPVDAVFQIVPDAFGGWWLTSNRGLYRIETAAAEAVADGQRQTLPVRHFNESDGMESAQCNGAAGPAALARRDGRLWFGTASGLAIVDPPSVLLALAPPVPTRIKALRVDERSLALGEVVRIPAGSRRIEIDLVGMSLQMPERIQFRYRLRGFDPAWIEVGNRDSVQFTALAPGRYRFEAAARNPGGRWSAPAPLVLEIAPRWWQRTWVRAVLALLTLLAVVAAVQLRLAQLQRAQIRLQRLVEEKTAALAAKAQALAQLAQERGQLADRLQLQAQAFERQASEDYLTGLFNRRAFDALLADSFAAAQRSGEPLCLALIDIDFFKRINDQCSHAAGDAALRDVALLIRERMRGWDIASRWGGEEFAVLLPKAGLEEARRVCEQLRSAIECHDFGMLQPGLRVTVSIGLASYAGLDHHERLIQRADEALYRAKASGRNRIES; encoded by the coding sequence TTGACGCAGCGTGTCGCTGCTGCGAATCACGCGCCGCCGCGCGCCGCCCTCTCCGAGTACTACGCCGAACGCTGGGGTGGACGCGAGGGCCTGCCGCACAACCTGGTTTCGGGCATCGTCCAGGATCGCGCGGGCTTTCTCTGGATGTCGACGCTGGAGGGCGCGGTGCGCTACAGCGGACGCGAGTTCCGCGTGTTCGACGCGGGCAGCTTGCCTGGATTGCGCGGCAACGCCATCCGCGCGGTGGCTGTGGATGCTGAAGGTCGCATCCTGCTCGCCACGACCCGCGACGGTATCGCACGCGGCGATGCTCAGGGCTGGGAGTTTCTGCGTCCCAACGGTCAGACGATTGTCGACGCCATCATCAGCGTGGCGCCTGGCGCCGCAGGGCGGGTATGGGCCGGCGGCGAGAACTCCGGCGTGTTCCGCTTCGATGCTGACGGCACCCAACGTCAGTTCACCACGGAGCAGGGCCTGCCCAGCAGCTATGTGAACTCGCTGGTCGAAGACGCGCACGGCCGTCTGTGGGTGGGGACGACGCGTGGGCTTGCGTGGATCGACGGCGATCAGGTCATCCTGCCCGCGGCGGATTCGGGGCTGCATGCCGGCACGGTTCTGGCGGTGCTGCCGCTCGCCGGGGGCGGCGCGCTGATCGGCACCGATCGCGGGGTACTTCGGAGCGATGCGGGCGGGCGCTTCGCGCCATTGTCCGAACGCTTGCCGCTGGACCAGGTCACCCGGCTGCTGCTGGATGGGCGCGGCGATCTGTGGATCGGCACCACCAGTCACGGCCTCTTGCGCATGAGCGCGCCGCTGGGGCCCGACGCCAAGATCGAGCGGCTGGACACCGCGGATGGCCTGCCCAACAGCCGCGTCTCCGCGCTGCTTGAGGACCGTGAGGGCAGCCTCTGGGTCGGCACCAACGGCGGTCTGTTCCGGCTGCGCCTGCCGCCCGTGCGGGTGCTGTCGCGCCGACAGGGGCTGTCCACGCCCTATGTGCGCGCGGTGGCTGAATCCGCCGATGGCGCCCTATGGGCCGGCACCAGCTCCGGGCTGTTCCGGATCGGCAGCGAAGGCGTGCGGCGCTTCGGCCAGGCCGAGGGCCTTCCCATGGAGTCGGTGCTGAGCCTGCTGGCCGAAGCGGACGGGGGGCTCTGGATCGGCACCGCTGCAGGCGGCCTCGCGCGCTGGGACGGCGAGCGCATCCGCGTGGAGGCGAGCCGCGCCTCCGGGCTCGCCGGGGATCAGGTTCGGGCGATCCTGCGCGCCTCGGACGGCGCACTCTGGGTGGGCACCACGCTCGGGCTGTCTGAACTGCGCGATGGCGCGATCCGCAACTGGACCGTCGCCGAGGGCTTGCCGCGCGATTTCGTCATCGCTCTGCACGAGGACGCGCGCGGTCGCATCTTCATCGGCACGTCGAACGGCGCCGCCATGATCGAGTCCGGACGTCTGGTCCAACTGCAGCTCGGGCAGGAGCCCTACAAGGACATCTTCGACTTCCACGAAAGCGCCGACGGCTCGGTGTGGATGGCGACGGACCTCGGCCTTCTGCGCTGGCGCGAAGGGCCGAGCGGGCGGGTGGGGCGCTCGGCCGGAGTCCCGGTCGATGCGGTGTTCCAGATTGTTCCGGATGCGTTCGGCGGCTGGTGGCTGACCAGCAACCGCGGTCTGTATCGGATCGAGACCGCGGCGGCAGAGGCCGTCGCAGATGGCCAGCGCCAGACGCTGCCGGTGCGTCACTTCAACGAGAGCGACGGCATGGAAAGCGCCCAGTGCAATGGCGCCGCGGGCCCTGCCGCGCTCGCGCGCAGGGACGGCCGTCTGTGGTTCGGTACGGCCAGCGGGCTGGCGATCGTGGATCCGCCCAGCGTGCTGCTGGCGCTCGCGCCGCCGGTGCCGACCCGGATTAAAGCGCTGCGGGTCGACGAGCGCAGTCTGGCGCTGGGCGAGGTCGTACGGATACCGGCCGGCAGCCGACGCATCGAGATCGATCTGGTGGGCATGAGCCTGCAGATGCCCGAGCGCATCCAGTTCCGCTATCGCTTGCGCGGATTCGATCCTGCGTGGATCGAGGTCGGCAACCGCGACAGCGTGCAGTTCACGGCGCTAGCGCCGGGCCGCTACAGGTTCGAGGCGGCCGCAAGGAACCCCGGCGGCCGCTGGAGCGCGCCGGCCCCGCTGGTGCTTGAGATCGCCCCGCGCTGGTGGCAGCGCACGTGGGTGCGGGCGGTGCTCGCCCTGCTGACGCTGCTCGCTGTCGTCGCAGCGGTGCAGCTTCGCCTCGCACAGCTGCAGCGCGCGCAGATCCGGCTGCAGCGCCTGGTGGAAGAGAAGACGGCGGCCCTTGCCGCCAAAGCCCAGGCCCTGGCGCAGCTGGCGCAGGAGCGCGGGCAGCTGGCGGATCGCCTGCAGCTGCAGGCGCAGGCGTTCGAGCGCCAAGCGAGCGAGGACTACCTCACCGGCCTGTTCAACCGGCGCGCGTTCGATGCCCTGCTGGCAGACAGCTTCGCGGCCGCCCAGCGCAGCGGCGAGCCCCTATGCCTTGCCCTCATCGACATCGACTTCTTCAAGCGCATCAATGACCAGTGTTCGCACGCCGCTGGCGATGCAGCGCTGCGCGATGTCGCCCTGCTGATCCGCGAGCGGATGCGCGGCTGGGACATCGCCTCGCGCTGGGGTGGCGAGGAGTTCGCCGTGCTGCTGCCGAAGGCGGGGTTGGAGGAGGCGAGGCGCGTGTGCGAGCAGCTGCGGAGCGCGATCGAGTGCCACGACTTCGGCATGCTGCAGCCGGGGCTCCGTGTCACGGTGAGCATCGGGCTGGCTTCGTATGCCGGGCTGGATCACCACGAGCGTCTGATCCAGCGGGCGGATGAAGCGCTCTACCGGGCGAAGGCCTCAGGGCGCAACCGCATCGAGAGTTGA
- the metE gene encoding 5-methyltetrahydropteroyltriglutamate--homocysteine S-methyltransferase, giving the protein MMHITNLGFPRIGRRRELKQALEAYWSGASDAATLLESARELRLRHWQLQAEAGVRSLPVGDFSLYDHVLDAALLFDAVPDSHRALYEADPLLGYFALARGLQRDGFDLRALEMTKWFDTNYHHLVPELVADQVFRLRPERLLQHCSEARVLGLELRPQVLGPVSLLRLSKTLDGSDPLALLPRLLPLYAELFERLRQQGVDWLQVDEPCLALDLDPALQAAYAQAFDALRASPGPRLLLNCGFGDPRPALPWIRRLAPAALHADLSAGLAPLPELVDGVGEGILVAGVVSGRSVWRSDLDALCAGLAPTLKARGPERLWLAPSCSLLHLPISLDDERQLPGALRSWLSFAQEKLGELNLLGQALSAPEDAHALLAPQRAALADRRVSSLVHRRDVQQRVLALDVEQAVERAPLAERRRLQQQRLALPLLPTTTIGSFPQTREIRRLRVDLRAGRISPGEYAAQLAAATEACVREQESIGLDVLVHGEFERNDMVEYFGEQLAGFAFTRHAWVQSYGSRCVKPPILFGDVERASPMTVDAAVAAQALSTKPLKGMLTGPVTMLQWSFVRDDQPREQTCLQLALALRDEVDDLQSAGIGIIQIDEPALREGLPLRRAERADYLRWAVQCFRLSAGVARPETQIHSHMCYSEFNDIIESVAAMDADVVSIEASRSRMELLDAFVQFRYPAALGPGVYDIHSPRVPHAGEMRELLQRALQVVPAQQLWVNPDCGLKTRDWPETRAALAAMVAVAAALRVDLERCETPVS; this is encoded by the coding sequence ATGATGCACATCACCAACCTGGGGTTTCCCCGCATCGGCCGTCGACGCGAGCTCAAGCAGGCCTTGGAGGCCTACTGGAGCGGCGCGTCGGACGCCGCCACCCTGCTCGAAAGCGCTCGCGAACTGCGCCTGCGTCACTGGCAACTGCAAGCGGAGGCCGGCGTGCGCAGTCTGCCGGTCGGCGACTTCTCGCTCTATGACCATGTCCTCGACGCGGCGCTGCTGTTCGATGCCGTGCCGGACAGCCATCGCGCCCTCTACGAAGCCGACCCGCTGCTCGGCTACTTCGCGCTCGCCCGGGGTCTGCAGCGTGACGGCTTCGATCTGCGTGCGCTGGAGATGACCAAGTGGTTCGATACCAACTACCACCACCTGGTGCCCGAGTTGGTCGCGGACCAAGTGTTTCGGCTGCGCCCCGAGCGCTTGCTCCAGCACTGCAGCGAAGCGCGCGTTCTTGGCCTCGAACTGCGTCCGCAGGTGCTGGGCCCGGTCAGCCTGCTGCGTCTATCCAAGACCCTGGACGGCAGCGATCCCCTGGCCCTGCTGCCGCGCCTGCTGCCGCTGTACGCCGAGCTGTTCGAGCGGCTCCGCCAGCAGGGTGTCGACTGGCTGCAGGTGGACGAGCCCTGTCTGGCGCTGGACCTCGACCCCGCGCTGCAGGCGGCCTACGCGCAGGCCTTCGATGCGCTGCGCGCCAGCCCTGGCCCGCGTCTGCTCCTGAACTGTGGGTTCGGCGATCCGCGGCCCGCGCTGCCCTGGATTCGACGCCTTGCGCCTGCCGCGCTGCATGCGGACCTGTCCGCAGGGCTTGCGCCGCTGCCGGAGCTCGTCGACGGCGTGGGCGAGGGCATCCTGGTTGCAGGGGTAGTGTCCGGGCGCAGCGTCTGGCGCAGTGATCTGGATGCGCTGTGTGCGGGCCTGGCCCCGACCTTGAAGGCACGCGGGCCAGAGCGGCTGTGGCTCGCGCCCTCGTGCTCGCTGCTGCACCTGCCCATCAGTCTGGACGACGAACGGCAGCTGCCCGGGGCGCTGCGCAGCTGGTTGTCCTTCGCGCAGGAGAAGCTCGGCGAGCTGAACCTTTTGGGCCAGGCCCTGAGCGCGCCGGAAGATGCGCATGCGCTGCTGGCGCCGCAGCGCGCAGCGCTGGCGGATCGTCGAGTTTCCAGCCTGGTACACAGGCGCGACGTGCAGCAACGCGTGCTGGCACTGGATGTCGAACAGGCGGTCGAGCGCGCGCCCTTGGCGGAGCGTCGGCGCCTGCAGCAGCAGCGGCTGGCGCTGCCCCTGCTGCCCACCACCACGATCGGTTCGTTTCCCCAGACCCGTGAGATTCGCCGGCTGCGAGTGGACCTGCGTGCCGGGCGAATCAGCCCAGGCGAGTACGCCGCGCAGCTCGCAGCCGCGACGGAGGCCTGCGTGCGTGAGCAGGAGTCGATCGGCCTCGATGTGCTGGTGCACGGTGAGTTCGAGCGCAACGACATGGTCGAGTATTTCGGGGAGCAGCTGGCGGGCTTCGCCTTCACCCGCCACGCTTGGGTGCAGAGTTACGGCTCGCGCTGCGTCAAGCCTCCCATCCTGTTCGGAGACGTCGAGCGCGCGTCGCCGATGACGGTCGATGCGGCAGTGGCCGCGCAGGCCTTGAGCACGAAGCCGCTGAAGGGCATGCTCACCGGGCCCGTGACCATGCTGCAGTGGTCCTTTGTTCGCGATGACCAGCCGCGCGAGCAGACCTGCCTGCAGCTGGCGCTGGCGCTGCGCGATGAGGTGGACGATCTGCAGAGCGCCGGCATCGGCATCATCCAGATCGATGAGCCTGCGCTTCGCGAGGGGCTGCCACTGCGTCGCGCGGAGCGCGCCGACTACCTGCGCTGGGCGGTGCAGTGCTTCCGCCTGAGCGCAGGCGTGGCCCGGCCCGAAACCCAGATCCACAGCCACATGTGCTACTCCGAGTTCAACGACATCATCGAGTCGGTCGCGGCGATGGACGCCGATGTGGTGTCGATCGAAGCCAGTCGTTCGCGGATGGAGCTTCTGGATGCGTTCGTGCAGTTCCGCTATCCGGCGGCGTTGGGTCCCGGCGTGTATGACATTCACTCGCCGCGCGTGCCGCACGCGGGGGAGATGCGCGAGCTGCTGCAGCGTGCGCTGCAGGTGGTGCCGGCACAGCAGCTGTGGGTCAATCCGGACTGCGGCCTGAAGACTCGCGACTGGCCCGAAACGCGCGCTGCACTGGCGGCCATGGTCGCTGTGGCGGCGGCCCTGCGCGTCGACCTCGAACGGTGCGAGACACCTGTGAGCTGA
- a CDS encoding sigma-70 family RNA polymerase sigma factor — protein MSITPAAAFAEPLSDLYSRLKRIAGRQLGQTPSPATLSATVLVHEAYLRFAVAGRLDVRDDSHLLSLWTRTMRHVLIDYCRARATAKRSGHKLDIDELDCAERADPDALLALEQALRALDAHDPRLAQVIELRVFAGLDSAGVAAQLGVDVRTVQRDWVRARAWLQDAVDPR, from the coding sequence ATGTCCATCACCCCCGCCGCAGCTTTTGCTGAGCCGCTGTCCGATCTCTACAGTCGCCTGAAGCGGATCGCCGGTCGCCAGCTCGGTCAGACGCCCTCGCCTGCCACCCTGTCGGCCACGGTGCTGGTGCACGAAGCCTATCTGCGTTTCGCTGTCGCGGGCCGTCTGGACGTTCGCGATGATTCGCACCTGCTGTCGCTGTGGACGCGAACGATGCGCCACGTGCTGATCGACTACTGCCGCGCCCGCGCCACCGCCAAGCGCAGCGGCCACAAGCTCGACATCGACGAGCTTGACTGCGCAGAACGCGCCGATCCCGATGCCCTGCTCGCGCTGGAGCAAGCCTTGCGCGCGCTCGACGCCCACGATCCGCGGCTGGCCCAGGTCATCGAGCTGCGGGTGTTCGCCGGGCTGGACAGTGCCGGCGTCGCCGCCCAGCTCGGCGTGGACGTGCGCACCGTGCAGCGCGATTGGGTACGCGCACGGGCCTGGCTGCAGGACGCTGTGGATCCCCGCTAA